In Candidatus Contubernalis alkalaceticus, the genomic window CATCTTTAACAACCTTAGGAATATTAACTACGCCGGGCTTACGCTCTTTATAAGCAGCGATAGCGGTGCGAACTACGTCTTTTGCGTTTTCCATGGCATACTTTTCGTTATAGGCGATATGATAGGATCCGGGAATCTTAGAGATTGAAGATGTGGTGATAATCCGGGTATGGAAACACTCGGATACCGCCCGGAGACCCGGCATGATGCACTGTACGTCCACCACATAGGCGTCAATTGCTCCGGTCATCATAATCAGTTCCTGAGAGGCATAGCTGGTCACAATGGGAACACCCTGCCGCATTAATACTTCGTTACCGGTGCAGCAGATACCCATGCACTTAACACCTTTGGCTCCTGCAGCTTCTGCGTCTGCCTTCATTTCTTTGGCAGCTTTTACTACCATCTCACTCAAGAGCGGGTTGTGGCCGTGAACTACCAGGTTAACCATCTCGGGATCAATAACTCCCATGTTGGCCTCTGACTTAACAGGCTTAGGTGTTCCAAAGAGCACGTCGGTCAAGTCGGTAGCAATATGCATGCCGGTATAGTCGCAAAGCGCTGTCTTAAGTGCCCCGAAGATAATGTTTACGGGGTCGGCATCCACACCAATGTGAGTCTGGTGGAGAATCTCAACCACAGAACCGTTTACGTTGGCGGGAAGGATATTACATTCGTTGAACTTCTTCATGCGGCCTTCGGTGATGGTGGTGCTCAACCATACGGGAGGCACGCCTTTGTAGGTTCCGAAATCTTCCAGGGCCAGCTTGGCTACTTCCGCAGCCAGAGTGTTATCGTCTTTGCCTTCGTAGCTGATACCTACTCTGTCGGCAACCCTCTTTAACTTATCGGGATCCGTAATCTTATAGTCTTTAGCATGTCCTTCCGCTACTTCTAACAGTGTCTCCGCTACATGACGGCCGTGGTCGGAGTGGGCGGAACAACCGCCGGCTACTGCCCGGGCAATACCACGGGCTACAATGGTGTAGGCGGTGGCACCACAAACACCCTTAGGAGCCTTCTTGGT contains:
- the cooS gene encoding anaerobic carbon-monoxide dehydrogenase catalytic subunit, with translation MSKKAKDFKNTSDPAALEILEQIEDKGYDTAFQRYLDQQPQCNYGSTGVCCRICLNGPCRITKKAPKGVCGATAYTIVARGIARAVAGGCSAHSDHGRHVAETLLEVAEGHAKDYKITDPDKLKRVADRVGISYEGKDDNTLAAEVAKLALEDFGTYKGVPPVWLSTTITEGRMKKFNECNILPANVNGSVVEILHQTHIGVDADPVNIIFGALKTALCDYTGMHIATDLTDVLFGTPKPVKSEANMGVIDPEMVNLVVHGHNPLLSEMVVKAAKEMKADAEAAGAKGVKCMGICCTGNEVLMRQGVPIVTSYASQELIMMTGAIDAYVVDVQCIMPGLRAVSECFHTRIITTSSISKIPGSYHIAYNEKYAMENAKDVVRTAIAAYKERKPGVVNIPKVVKDVIAGFSFEAMMDVFASVNKENPIRVLNDAIMEGQVKGVALMAGCNNLKAKQDDGHNTIAKELAKNNVFVVATGCAAQSYAKEGLLSSAAIDEYAGDGLKAFLKKLSDASGVELPLVFHMGSCVDNTRCYDLATAMANDMGVDVPRIPYVGSAPEAMSEKAVSIGSWVVALGLPCHVGVWPPIEGSPLVNDVAQLIAHDVYGGFFYFETDPNIAAEKLIYHLDYRAWKLKVQKATAEKLGTDLIHLW